The Lathamus discolor isolate bLatDis1 chromosome 22, bLatDis1.hap1, whole genome shotgun sequence genomic sequence ACCCATCCTGCCCCAATACGAGGTAAGCACTGGGGGGTGTCAGAGAGACAGTGAGAAAAGACCAGTAAGTGCcctgcctggagcaagcagcaaTGGCACAGATGGTATTGGCTGTGCGGAGCGCAGCCAAGCGGGAGCGGAGCTGCGCAGTGTGGCactgggaaggagctgggggggctgctgcaggctctgggatAGAGGAGGCCGGGCCAACCCCCTCACTCACAGCAGTGGGGAAGAGCCCGTACATTCCCAATGCAGCCTGGGCCCTTCCACACGCTACCTGtgacagcaagagaggagcGCTGCCCCACGGAGAGGCAGACCCAGGGGCTGTGTGGGGAATGGGGGGGGCAGCAGCTGTGGGACGTCATCCGCATTGAACATGCATCCACAAGCACGAGCTTCTTGGCTGCCGTGCACCCACAGAGAGCTCACGCACAGAGCGAAGAGCAGTGAGAGGAGGACAGACGGACACAGCCATGCGCGCACAGCGGAGGCCAGGGGATGGAGGCAGTGAAGAGAACCATGCTGCGCTGGGGGCCAAGCGCGCCGTGCTGGGAGACCAAGGCAGGGGGAATGCACAGGACTCAAGGATGATCCAGTGCTCACACTGGGGATCGCTGCTGGAAACGTCCTGAGCCAAAGCCAGGCTCCTGCCCTCCTGTTCCTGCATCCCCACTGCCCGGATGCGCACCAGCAGCGCCCCGCCGGGTCCTGCCCTCTGTCCCCGTCTATAGCAGCTCCAGCGGAGCTCGCTGCCGCCCTCTGGTGCCGGATGCGGGGATGGGCACCCCTGCTCAGACCCCGTGCAGATGCTGTCCCCTCCCTTGTGAGGCTTTGGACGCAGATCATccccctgctgcagcccagtaTAACCAGTACAGCCCCTGCGGACCAGTAGCCCAAGTACCCACGGTGCTGTGACCGGCCCTGTCACGGTGGTCACAGTGGAGTGCTGAGAACAGAGGCTGGCACAGCGCTGTAGCGAGGGCACCCTGTGCCCGCTGCACCCTGTGCACCTACTGCACCCACTGCACCTACTGCACCCACTGTAACTACTGCACCCACTGTACCTACTGCACCCACTGCATCCACTGCACCCACTGCACCTACTGCACCCACTGTAACTACTGCACCCACTGTACCTACTGCACCCACTGCACCTACTGCACCCACTGCACCTACTGCACCTACTGTACCCACTGCACCTACTGCACCCACTGCACCTACTGCACCCACTGTACCTACTGCACACACTGCACCCACTGCATCCACTGCACCCCAGCATTGGTTTAAGCATCAGGGGCTCGCCTCTGCCCACCCgcagcattttgctgcagcacAGTAACCCCTCTCTGCACATTTCCCCAGGAGGATGTGCATGACCAGCAGctcagtgcaggcagcagcatggggaGCTGGGACAGAGGGAAAGAGCAAAGGTGGGGTTACCTCCAAAGAGGCCATTTGAGGGGTCACTGCTTCCCCCTTTTCAGGCTGGCTCGTTTCACTATCTGAGCCCCCATCCTGCCCCCGGAGAACTCTGGTTTCGGGACACGCGCTCGCACCTCCTCCTGAGGAAGCCGCAGGGGCAGGAAGCAGGACATCACCCGGGtgaacagacacacacagagaagaggacaggagagggaaaagcagagtcAGTTGGCAGAAGAACATCGAGCAAGACGACTGAAGCAGTGGGCAAGAGCCGCCCCTGGAAGCCTTAGAGGGGAaacaggagaggagagcagggcaGAAGAAAGGACAGAGGGTGGTGGAACCGCAGAGCCTGCAAGGCAGGGCTATGAGCCACACTGTACCTTGGCCCCCAGCCCGTCCCGCTGCAGGATGGAGTACTTCATGAAGTGATCATCCTCAGCCTCCAGGTCATGGGGGTCCCCCTCTAGaaccagctcctcctgctcctgcgtGTCGCCGGGGCCGAGCTGCCGCACCACCTTCCTGATGACCTGCAGAGCCGCGCACCGCCGGTGTCACCGCTCGCACTGCGGCTCCGCGCCTCCCTCCTTGCCCAGCCTGCCCACGGACCGCACGTGGGGAGCAGCCGCTGCCCCATGCCGTGcgcaggagcggtgccgtgcCCGTAACCGAAGACGGCCGGGTACGGGTGCCCAGTGCGGGGCCCCGGGGCTGCCAGGACGGGCAGGgcaagagggagaggagagcgGCCGTGCGCGCACCCTGCCCGCGGTCACTCACCTTCTTGGTGATGATATTGCCGTGATCATCCGTGAACTGCTCCTCCGTCACCCGCTCTCCAGGGAGGTGAAGGACTTCGTTGCCCTGCGGGGGACAGGAGGGACGTCAGGGCAAGGCAGGGGGGTGAGAGGAGCCGCTCCGCATGCAGACCGGTGCCGCGCACCCCGCAGCCTCTGCCTCTTCCCACCCTGCTCCGCTCCTTCACTGCTCGGCTGCATCCACCCTGGCCGGGCTCTCGTTACCTTCACAAGGACGCGCCGGCGGACGACCCTGGTGGAGAGAGCCTCCTCGTCGTCCGCCGGCCCCTGGCTCTCCCCGAGCTCCTTGTCCAGCTCGTGGTGGGCATGTTTGAGCAGGAAGCAGACAGAGCCCCTGACGATGTGCATGACGTTCTGGCAGCTGACCAGGAAGAAGGCCAGCAGCACCAGCGCGATCAGCAGCTGCGCCAGGAAAGCCCACATCCTGCTCGCTGCTCACAGCCCAGCCATGCTCTCTATGGGGTCCCCCGGGGCCGCAGCAGCGCCGCGGGGCCGCAGGCTGCCGTGGGGCCGGCGCTGCAATGGGGCTGCTGTAACTTTAGCTTGCGGCTCCGGTGATGGGCGGCGAGAAGGGAGCGGGCAGCTGGCGCGTCCGCTGCGCTCACAGCTCCAGTCATGGGGCCAGGGCTGTGACAGCAACACCCATGCCCAGCCAGGCAGGAACCGGGACAGACCCCgtcccctttccttctccaccAGTAGGCAACAGCCTGGCTACGGTGGGAGGACAGCGTGCGGTGCTGGGTCATGGGATAAACGGAGCTGGGGGTCACTGGACCCGCATGTGACTGCAGAGCAACCGTGTCCAAGTGTAGCTGCGCTGCCGGGGGGCTGAGTGTGTCCTGGCCAAGGGAAAGGTGTTTGCCCTTAACCTTGTACCTGCCGGCTCTGTGCGGCTGTAGCAGGGTGCCCCCCACCCAGCCTGGCCCCCAGACCAGCGTTATTTCTGGCTCCAGCAGGCTGTCGGGCCGGCAGCCAGGGCAGATACTCAATAAGGAAGCACGCAGGGAGGCTGGCTGGGTTATAAATGGAGAGCCAGAGCTCAGGTATCAAGCTCAGCAGGCTATTCTGGGCTGAGAGGCACCCCGAGGGGCACGGAGCACGCCAGGAGACTTgtgcctcctggctggcttccCGGCAAGCCCAGCAAAGGGCTGCCCATAGGCTCTGCATCTCCGTTGGGTCTCCATCTCCTGCGGGGCCGGGTCCCCCTGCTCTTACCCTCacttgcccaaagaagtggctgtctgcctcctcctgccagccgcctgtggggtgctggggctgccagtCGCTGTCCTCTGTGGAGCTGACCCGCATCAGCTCCACGGCCGGCACCAGGACCTGCTCTTGCTCCTGGCCCTGTGCCCCGGAGGCCGTGGTGTGCGCTGGGAGCAGACTTCGGGTGACCCCCTCCTGCCAGGAGCCCTCTGTCAGGTCCTGTAGGCAGGAGATAAAGGAGCCTTCTGCATTCCAGTCCCTCAGCCTGGGCACCGGagagggacagggacagggagagaaagacagagaaagagaggCAGTCAGCTTCGCCATGGAGTGCTGCCCCCTGAGCACCAGCCTAGCCCTGGCCGGCGCTGGGCTCCCCGCTCGCGGCACTGATGGGCacccagcagaagcagcatgaacACAGATGCACGAAGGGCACAAGCCTCTCCCCTGCCCGCCCCACAGCCTGGCTGCCGGGATCTAAGGCAACGCTGGGCTCTGCCACTGGGAATGCGGGAGGACAGGACCCACATGCAGGGCCTGGCTGTCTGCCTGCGGTCCctccccagtgctctgcaaggGGAACCTCACAGCATCTGTGCCAGGGGTGCCCGGGGATGCTGGCACCATCAGGGATGCAAGCAAAGCTGGGAGATGGTTGCAGCTCCCCAGCACGGGGCAATAGCTGGcaaggcagctctgctcccctccCACAGCCACCCCGGCACCCCGAGCCACGGTACCTGTCTTCGCTGGTCTCCACGACGTGGGTGACGGTCGGTGATGTCGTGATCCTGGCTTGCACCTTCTgctgaactgaaacaaaagaggCTTCGCTCTCCGGTTCTTGCTCCCCAGTCTCTGGCTGGCGATTACCAGCCGGCATCTTCCCCTCCGGCCTCTGCCCCTCCTCCTGCTCTAGAAGGTCAATCAAGCCGTTCATGGCATCTGAGTCCACTGTGTCATCCTCAACCAGGTCCATAGAGCCCATGTGGTCTGGGCCATGCGCATCCGCTAgaagctgcccagggaagcggcCTTCGCTCGTGGCATCCGAGTCCTCAGCCTTGCTGCACTCCAGAGAGGAGTCCTCAGCAGTCACCAGCGAGGGGGTGAGCCCCGAGGACCACACTTGCATGTCGGACATCTCCATCAGGGCGTCCTGCTCGGTGGCAGCCACGGGGATAGCATCCATGATGGCCACCTCATTCCAGTACTGGTCGGCGCGCAGCGGGGATGGCAGCGTGTAATGCAGGGAGGCAGGGGACAGCAGCTCGTCCTGCAGCGAAGCGTAACCTATAGGGGCAGACAGAGGCGTCATCTCCAGCACGCACAAGCACAGTGGGGTGAGAGGGGAAATAGGGTGAGGGCTCCAAGGACAGCCTcgggtgacacggtctagtgtgaggtgtccctgcctatggcagggggttggaactggatgatcttaaggtcctttccaacccaaaccattctgtgattctatgcttctaagCGCTGCCATGCTTCCCTTCGAGTCCTGAGGCTGCCCATAACCTGTGGGGAGCACTGGCATGGGGTCCACATGATGCCCAATCCACACTGCAGGACACAGTGCCCTCTTTGCTACCTTGGTCCATATGCACAGCCCAGGCCCACCAATACAGACTGCAGCCAGGCAAGGCACTCCAACACACCCAAGCGGCTTTGCTCAGCCTTTCCCAGCTCGAAGCCATCCCGTTGGCCTCCATTCCACCCCTGATGATCAGCAGAGAACCCGTtctgctcccagggcagccaGGGATTGCCTGTCACAGCCACAGCATGGGCACCCCAGCACAGAAAAGGGCACCTCTCCCTGTGTGGATGCCTGGCCGGGGCAAGCAGCGCAGGGCCAGCGAGGGAAGGAGCGCAGGGCAGTGCagggggagcagcaggaggggggCATCCCCGGTGACATGCAGTCACTGGAGCAGGATGTGGCTCCCAGAGGACTCAGCTGAGGTGGAGACAGTGGAGACAGGCAGTGGAGGAAGACGAGAGGAGAGGCCAGGAGGAGTTCAGAGCGGTGACAAGAAGTGACCCTCAGGAGTGCCCGCACCTCATGGTGTTAGGTGGCACGTTTGAGAGATGGGGAGGGACAGAGCCATGAGCCCCAGCAGCACGAAGCCCTGTCCCTGCGCCATGTGCCAGCCCCCCAGTACGGGTCCATGTGGGACCACAGGCCAGGACACAGGATAAGGAACATGTGTCCAGCCCTCCTGAGAGCTTCCGAGAAGGCAGAGCCAAGCTTTCCACACCATAAACCCCAGTGACGAGGTTGCGCTTGTCAACAGTTCCTTGTGCCCACGGTGATCCTGGAGGCCGCTGGTTAGACAAGATACCAGCCCCGATCTGCCTGCACTGGCTCTGCCTATGGGGCCCTCCTGCGGGCCGGAAGCCGGTGCCTTCCCAGGGATGCACTCACCATTCATCTGGGATGGCGACAGGGAATAGTCCCTTTCCGTGTAGCGCCAGCTGCCCTTGAGGCTGCGGCTCTGCCGCCCGGAGCCCTCCAGCGTGTTGACAATCTCGCTGCGGTCAATGTTCCTCAGCGCCGTGTACAAAGTCTCCACTGCGGAGGGAACCGGTGTCAGCACCATGGGAGACGTCAGCATCATGCCCAGGCACCTCCAGGCAGGCCAGGGCGCAGTGCAGAGCCAGGCGGTGACCCCCAAAGCCTGCCTGTAGAACAGGGCACCGCAGATACTCACTGTTGACGCTCTTGCCCTCGCGGCTGACCCAGAGGTTGAGTAAGGCtaagctctgctccagcagggaGTTGGGGTTCTCCACACGTATCCTGTTGATGTCCTCCACCCCGAACTGCAGCTCGCGTGCCAGCTCTGGGGGAGACACCGCATCTCAGCATCACCCCCTCTGGTACCCACCACCAGCTCCTAAGCCACAACGGCTGAAGAACGTAGTGAAGGGCTCAGGAAGACCCAACACAGGGTCCCTAACACCAaacctaaccccaaccctaaccctaaacccaacCTTAAtgca encodes the following:
- the ANK1 gene encoding ankyrin-1 isoform X9, translated to MWAFLAQLLIALVLLAFFLVSCQNVMHIVRGSVCFLLKHAHHELDKELGESQGPADDEEALSTRVVRRRVLVKGNEVLHLPGERVTEEQFTDDHGNIITKKVIRKVVRQLGPGDTQEQEELVLEGDPHDLEAEDDHFMKYSILQRDGLGAKEEVRARVPKPEFSGGRMGAQIVKRASLKRGKQ